The nucleotide window ATAAAGAGACTTGTCCATCAGGAGCTTGATACTTGGCTTTCTCCGATTTAGAGCCATATAACGCTTTTGTTAATTGGCGAACTTGCTCTGTTAAGGCTTCTATTTGTCGATTTGACTGAGCTAGTTGTTGCTCAAGTAATCGAATAATACGTTCGTTTTGTTCTTCTTGCTTTTGATTAACAGGCATCAAATCGTTCACCACATTCCGTCCAATTTTATATATGGGTAATTATACCACTATTGATGATGTAGTTAAAAGACACCTTTTGCAGATTTCGCAATGGCCTTCGGCTGTTGTAAAGATAATCCTTCTAATAACCAGCGCAGTTCCTGTTGTGAAAGGCTTCGCACCTCATTTTCATCTTTTGGCCATTGAAGCTTACCATTATCCAATCGTTTGTAAAGCATGGCAAAGCCATCTCCATCAAAATACAAACATTTATAGCGGTCCTTACTCCATCCTGAAAAGAGAAAAATAGAATCGCTATACGGATCTAATTCGAAAGAATCTTGAACCAGCGTTGCGAGACCATCGATGCCTTTGCGCATATCGGTCTTCCCGCAAATAATATAGATGTTTTGTACGCTCGTAAAATCACGCTTCATCGATTTTTCAGCTCCTTCATAATAGTTTGGATGATGCGTTCATCTACGCCATTGAAGAAAGCTATTTCAGCTACAGCGGTTTTAATCACACAACCTGGTGCAGCATTGTATTGAGAAGAATGAAACGAAGAAGCTTCAGTTGGAAGAGGATCAAGTTTGACGGGAACAATGGTCAATTTGTTTGCGGGCATAAGAATGGCACCTCCTTTGATTGATACGTCTATCGTACCGGAGGTGCCTAGCGCTTTATATGCGTTATTTGATTACGGGCTTACGGAACTTTTTTCTTTTTCTAATGCAAATACAGGTATTTTACCTGAGCCTTGATGTAAAGATTGATTTACTCTATTCATTAATTTCTCAATAAAGCGGTAGAGTTCTGCTAAGGTCAATTGACCTTGATAAGCATGAATTTCGTCCAGAAATTTCATTTGAGTTTCTACTTTTCCTTTTGTTTGTGGCTTACCTGCAATGCATGGCCTCACTTTAAAACCAAAGTCTTTGGCAAAAGCTGCGAATCGGGCATTTACTTTTCCACTGCTATATTTAGTTCTAGGTAAATCCATTGAGGTTTGGAAGGATATTATATATATAAAGATGGTAAAAATCAAGAATTATCACGAGATTTCCATGATATTATTGAAGTTGTTAAAGCAGAAACCTAGAAACCTAAATTTGAATTAAGATAGTATGTGCTATTTTACTAGATTAAATGGGTAAAGCATATGATGGGCATGGTTAGTTATTATTTTGAAAGTTTCTTAAGAACCTTTTCGGAAATATGTCTTACTAAAGGGAGTCAATAGCATTATCGCTATTGGCTTTTTGCTATTGTTAAAATGAAAGAGGTACTCTGGAGTGTAAACAGCTATTTGGATAAAAATTATAAGGATGTATAATCTGATTCCGCTAGTGGATATGCCAAGCATTGAATAAAGGGAGAGCGCAAATGAAATATTTATTCGTTTGTGTTCTACTTATTTTTTGTTACATTAAATTCAGTACTGTTTTTCTTCAACTTCATCAGGATAGTGGCATCACGATACATAGTAAGCATTCGATCGTTGTGACAGCGAATGAGGACGTAAATTTTGCAGCGAAGACGATAGCTTTCAGTGCAACCGAATCACTCCGTTTTACGTGTGGGTCAAGTAGCGTAGTACTAGACAGCGTGACCGATATGCAGGGAGAACTGGTGATGATGGAAGGCGCTGTAAAGGCTGCGGTTTCTGTTGTAGAAGCAGCGGATGACGAAGACGACGATGATGAAGACCTGGATTCAGCGCTCGATGTATTAGGCATGATTCCCCTAACCGGGGGTGATGTCTAATGGCCAAGAAGAAAAAAGGAAAAGGATTTTTTAGTGCAATTGGAAGCGCCTTAGGCCGTATCCCTGTCGTAGGAAAGGTGAAAAAGGCATCAAAAACAGTTAAAAAGAAAGTAAAGTCTGCCAAAAAGAAACTGAAAAAAACAGTCAAAAAGGTCAAGAAAAAAGCTAAGAAAAAGATCGGAAAAGTCTACACCAAGGCCCGAAAAATAAAAAATAACCTGTCCAAAAAAAGATTGTAAAAAAAGTAAAGAAGGCAGTGAAGAAAGCGGTACTGGCCACGAAAAAGGCAGCTAAAAAGGTAAAAAGTACAGCTAAAAAAGCAGCCAAAACCGTCAAAAAGGCAACGAAAGCCGCAACAAAACAGGTCAAAAAGACCGCGAAGAAAGCCGTAACTAAAGCAAAACAGAATGTAAAAACGGCCATAAAAGATACGAAAAAGGTAATGACAAAGGTCGGCGGAAAAGTGGCCGTTGCGTACACGTCCTTTAAAGAGGGCGGCTACAAAGGGGTAATCTCAGCAGGATTAGACTTCATTCCGATAGTAGGAAATGCGAAAGCATTGGTAGAAGCGGCAATTGGAAGAGATCCGATCACCGGTAGAAAGCTGGAAAGCTGGGAGCGCGGAGCATCAGCCGCTGCTATTTTAGGCGGCCCTCTAGTAAAAGGGGTAAAACATGGTGCAAAACTAGGTGCAAAGGCTATTTCAGGAGCTACATCAAGTAGCAAGAAAACAGTAAATCTGGCCAAGTCCCCAACACCATCGAATCCGACAAAGCAACAAGCACCGTCATTGGCAAAGAAGGAAGCAAGCGCAACAACGGCAACACCTGCGAAAGCTAATCAGAATACTAAGGGTATAGGTAATCCTCTTTTACCTACAGAAGGTAAAGTAGGGACATTTAAGGAACTTGCAAAACAAGGTACAGCATTTGATAATATAACACCACATCATATGCCTTCTGCTGCTAAGATGAAACAAGCAGGTGTAAAAAGGAACGATGGTGTTAGTATGAATATGGAACAACCTCACCCAGGAGTAGGCGGAAGGCATAGAGAAACATATACTTATGGATTAAATGGAAATAAATTAGAAGAATATTTAAACCTAAGTAACCGTGATGCTCTTGCTAATGATATATTAGACGCAAGAAGGATATATATGAAGGACGGTGTCTACACACCTGAAATAAGAAAGGGTCTTATAAATACAATTAGAAAGAATAGAGAATTATATCCTGAGTTATTTAATAAGTAAGTGAGGTGGAGTGTATGGATATGAAATCAGAATTAAATAAAGTCTATACAAATAGACTTTTACAATCTCAAAAAGAAATATCAGATTTTGAAGAAGCATTAAGTAATCTCATTGGTTTAGGGGATAAATCAGTTATTACAGGATTATGTATGGGATTTGACGATAATACAGAACAATATGAAATAATGTTCGGATTAGTACATGGTATAGAGCATCTCTATAAAGAAAATATTGAAGAAGGGTTATATTTAATAGCATTAGCTGTCCCAAGTGTTATTGATAGGGCAAGAGAATGGATGGAAGTTTTACATTACAGAATATTAAATCATGAACAAGTAAGAAGAATATACGGTGTTGTACTATCTAAACTCGATGACAAGTCAAAAGAGATTATAATAAACTTATTAAGAGATATAAAAAGTGAAGACCCAAATATGTTTAGCAATTCTGTAGATGAAGTATTAAAAGCAATATAATTATAACCACCTTATTTGGCTAAAAACCTTTTAAGGTGGTTTTTTAATCTACTACCCAGTTTCGAATAAACTGTTCATAATAATATTGACTTAT belongs to Solibacillus sp. FSL R7-0682 and includes:
- the tnpB gene encoding IS66 family insertion sequence element accessory protein TnpB (TnpB, as the term is used for proteins encoded by IS66 family insertion elements, is considered an accessory protein, since TnpC, encoded by a neighboring gene, is a DDE family transposase.), translated to MKRDFTSVQNIYIICGKTDMRKGIDGLATLVQDSFELDPYSDSIFLFSGWSKDRYKCLYFDGDGFAMLYKRLDNGKLQWPKDENEVRSLSQQELRWLLEGLSLQQPKAIAKSAKGVF
- the imm48 gene encoding Imm48 family immunity protein, whose amino-acid sequence is MEGYYIYKDGKNQELSRDFHDIIEVVKAET
- a CDS encoding pre-toxin TG domain-containing protein, which translates into the protein MKKAVLATKKAAKKVKSTAKKAAKTVKKATKAATKQVKKTAKKAVTKAKQNVKTAIKDTKKVMTKVGGKVAVAYTSFKEGGYKGVISAGLDFIPIVGNAKALVEAAIGRDPITGRKLESWERGASAAAILGGPLVKGVKHGAKLGAKAISGATSSSKKTVNLAKSPTPSNPTKQQAPSLAKKEASATTATPAKANQNTKGIGNPLLPTEGKVGTFKELAKQGTAFDNITPHHMPSAAKMKQAGVKRNDGVSMNMEQPHPGVGGRHRETYTYGLNGNKLEEYLNLSNRDALANDILDARRIYMKDGVYTPEIRKGLINTIRKNRELYPELFNK
- a CDS encoding Imm30 family immunity protein, with the translated sequence MDMKSELNKVYTNRLLQSQKEISDFEEALSNLIGLGDKSVITGLCMGFDDNTEQYEIMFGLVHGIEHLYKENIEEGLYLIALAVPSVIDRAREWMEVLHYRILNHEQVRRIYGVVLSKLDDKSKEIIINLLRDIKSEDPNMFSNSVDEVLKAI